A stretch of the Elephas maximus indicus isolate mEleMax1 chromosome 3, mEleMax1 primary haplotype, whole genome shotgun sequence genome encodes the following:
- the ACTRT2 gene encoding actin-related protein T2 — MLNPHALDSPAVVFDNGSGLCKAGLSGEVGPRHVISSVVGQPKLRMASAGANQKYFVGEEALYKHEALHLHYPIERGLVTSWDNMEKLWTHLFEWELGVKPSERPVLMTEPSLNPRENREKMAEIMFETFNVPAFYLSDQAVLALYASACVTGLVVDSGDGVTCTVPIFEGYSLPHAVTKLYVAGSDITEHLNRLLMASSPTFSCTLYKALVNDIKEKLCYVASEPNKELCGGPEEALKEYKLPDGNIIHLRDQLHQAPEPLFVPERLGIHSPGLPKMVSSSITKCDADIQKILFGEIVLSGGTTLFPGLDDRLLRELEQLASKGIPIKITAPPDRWFSTWIGASIVTSLSSFKQMWVTTADFKEFGTSVVQRRCF, encoded by the coding sequence ATGCTGAATCCACACGCGTTGGATTCTCCAGCTGTGGTTTTTGACAATGGGTCGGGGCTCTGCAAGGCAGGCCTGTCAGGCGAGGTTGGACCCCGCCATGTCATCAGCTCCGTCGTAGGGCAACCGAAACTCAGGATGGCTTCGGCTGGAGCCAACCAGAAGTACTTTGTCGGGGAGGAAGCACTATACAAGCATGAGGCCTTACACCTGCACTACCCCATTGAGCGTGGCTTGGTCACAAGCTGGGACAACATGGAGAAGCTCTGGACACACCTTTTCGAGTGGGAGCTGGGTGTGAAGCCCAGCGAACGGCCCGTGCTCATGACTGAGCCTTCCTTGAACCCCCGGGAGAACCGTGAGAAGATGGCAGAGATCATGTTTGAGACTTTCAATGTGCCCGCCTTCTACCTGTCAGACCAGGCAGTGCTGGCACTCTACGCCTCCGCCTGCGTCACGGGCCTGGTTGTGGACAGTGGGGATGGGGTCACTTGCACGGTTCCCATCTTTGAGGGCTACTCCCTGCCGCACGCGGTCACCAAGCTCTACGTGGCGGGGAGTGACATCACGGAGCACCTCAACCGGCTCCTCATGGCCAGCAGCCCCACCTTCTCCTGCACGCTGTACAAGGCCCtggtgaatgacatcaaggagaagCTGTGCTATGTGGCCTCGGAGCCGAACAAGGAGCTGTGCGGTGGGCCAGAGGAGGCCCTGAAAGAGTACAAGCTGCCAGACGGGAACATTATCCACCTCAGGGATCAGCTCCACCAGGCACCCGAGCCCCTCTTTGTGCCTGAGCGGTTGGGAATCCACAGCCCAGGACTTCCCAAAATGGTCTCTAGCAGCATCACGAAGTGTGATGCCGACATCCAGAAGATACTCTTTGGGGAGATCGTGCTGTCTGGGGGCACCACGCTGTTCCCAGGGCTTGACGATCGGCTCCTGAGGGAGCTGGAGCAGCTGGCTTCCAAGGGGATCCCCATCAAGATCACAGCCCCCCCTGACCGATGGTTCTCCACGTGGATCGGTGCCTCCATTGTCACCTCACTGAGCAGCTTCAAGCAGATGTGGGTCACCACAGCAGATTTCAAGGAGTTTGGGACATCCGTGGTTCAGAGGAGATGCTTTTAG